The genomic window TGATGCGGTCTTTTTAGACGGGGCGGACGATCCGTTGATCCGTAGGTGCGGGTTTCAAACCCGCACCTACTTTTTTTTATTTTTTTTGTCTGAAATGCATGCCCGGCAGTTGTTCGACATGGCCCTGGATTTCGAGACTCAAGAGGATGTTGAGGGTCTCTCCAGAAGAGAATTCCACGGCTCTGGCGAGGGCGTCAATATGTACGGAGGGCGCATCTTCAGACAGGTTGGCAAGAGCGTCCCATACGCGTTGTTCCCGTTCAGAGAGAGAGGGTTGCTCAGTGGGTTGAGGGGGGAGTGCTGACTGATGTTCAATTTCGCTCAAGATGTCTTGCGCTGTCTGCACGAGAATGGCCCCCTGGCTGAGAAGGCTATTTGTGCCCTGACTTTTTCCCGAGTAAATCGGACCAGGTACGGCAAAGACATCGCGGTTCTGATCAAGTGCAAATTGGGCGGTGATGAGTGCGCCGCTCTGTTTGCCAGCTTCAACAACGACTGTGCCGAGGCTCAAGCCACTGATGATGCGGTTGCGTCTTGGGAAGTTGTGGGCTTCAGGGCTGGTGCCCAGCGGAAACTCTGAGAAGACCACACCGCGTTTACATATTTGTTGAAATAGGGTGCGATTTTCTGGTGGATAGGGGCAATCGAGGCTGCTGCCAAGCACTGCTGCTGTTGCGCCGTGTTCGAGCGCTCCACGGTGTGCATGGGTATCAATGCCAACGGCCATTCCGCTGACTACTGTTATTCCCGCTCTGGCGAGATCACTTCCCAGGCGATGTGCGGTTTCCCGTCCATAAGGCGTGAAAGAGCGCGAGCCGACAATGCTTATGGTGGGGCTATGGCACAGGCTTATGTCGCCTTTTGCAAAGAGCAGGGGCGGTGGGGCGTAGATCTGGGTTAAAATTTCGGGATAGAGGGGATCGGTGAGTGTGCAGATATGGATGTCGAGGTCTTTTGCGCGTGAAACCTGGTCTCGCGCCCAATTCCAGTCCCGATTGGTAGAGATAGATTGTGCGGTACTGGGACCAATGCCGGGGATTTCGCACAGTGCTCTGGGAGATTGTAAGAGTATATTTTCCGGCGTTTCAAAATGCTCGAGAAGCGCGCAATAGGCGGCGGGACCCAGGCCCGGTACCGCGTAGAGTACCAGCCAGGGTATAGCGTGGTCACACATAATGTCTCGTTTGAGGGGTGCGTTTTTAGGGATACATGTAAGCAATATTTATGCCAAAAAAAAAGCCCGGTAAATGGGCTTTTTTTCTTTTTTATGTGAATATTTTGTTCACAATGCGGGTGGTTGCTTGAAAGATTTGAAAGGGAAGAGGGGGATTCAGTCTCTTGAATATCCGGGGATATTGTAGAGGGGAACCGCCCATCCCGCATCCTGGATTAACAAATTTGCATCCACACTTTTGGGGTCAGCTATTGCGCCAAAGTCTTTCCATTGGTCGCCATCTAGAGGTTCGGTATAGTTTTCGTTTTGGAAAAAGCCTATTAGTTTTTCGCGCATTGTTTTTACCTCGGAAGCGTACAGGATATTGTACGCACAGTTGCGCGTTTCCTCTGCATCTGTGCGGTGATCGAGCAGGTATTCCTTTTGGTCACCGGCTGAATAGATGTATTTCAAGTTGCCGTCATAGGCCATGTACATACCCCGTTGCCCGCGCTGGATCTGACCGTAAATCATTCGTTCGCGCCCATTGCCTACGAGATCGGCCATGTCCAGACCATCTAAATCTGCGTTGTGATGGGAAATGCCTGCTGCGCCCAAAAATGTCGGGATCAGATCCATCAATCCACACGGTGTTTCTTCTACAATACCGCGGGGGAAACGCTCGGGATAGCGCACCAGCATGGGGACTCGGGCCGCTGCATCGAGAAAGCTGCGCTTGCCAAAACAGTTGTAATCCCCCAGTAGTTCACCGTGATCCGATGACCAGGCAATGAGGGTGTTGTCCAGTTCGCCCTGTTGTTCGAGTTCGTCAATGATCCGGCCCACGCTGTAGTCGATGAAAGATATACACGCCCAGTAATACCCGCGCATGACCTGCAACATGCGATTGTCCAATCCCGCATCGCGGTATTTGTATCGATTCTGATGGCGATTGAAATGTGTCCACAGATCTTCCATGTCATCGGGGCGTTTGGGAAAGGGCATTAAGGAACCGCGATAGAGTTTGTTCCAGGGTGTTGGCGGTGAGAAGGGCGGGTGCGGATGGATAAAACTCGACCAGAGGAAGAACGGTTTGGATGTGTCGCGGTTTTTCAGAAAGTCAATGCTGCGGTCTGCGACCCAGGCCGTTGGATGATGGCGTGCGGGGAGTTGAGAAATTTGCGGGATATAATACATTTCTCCTCTTGCACCCATTGGGTCATGTACATAGTCATAGCCGTGTGCATGCAAGTATTTTAGATAATCGTTTGTATCAATCGTTCCCGAAATTTCTTCCTGTACATCTCGTGCGTGAAATCCCCGCAGTCCTCCACGATCCCCGGTAAAGTGCATTTTGCCCACTCCGTGACAGAGGTACCCGCCCTGTGAGAGGAGGTCCATTAGCGATGGACGGTCTGTCGGTTGTCGAAATCCATTGTCAAAGCACCCATTTTTGTGCGGGTATTGGCCGGTAATAAGGGATGCGCGGGCTGACACGCAAACGGGCGAGGGCGTGTATCCTTTGGTAAAATTTACTCCTTCATGACACAACCGATCCATCACTGGTGTGCGAATATGCGGATTGCCTGCCGCGTGAATGGTGTCCCAGCGTTGCTGGTCGGTAAATGCGAATAGAATATTGGGTTGTTTGGGCATTTTTCACTCCCTGGAGAATATTAATAACTCGAAGCTTTCATGTAAAAACACAGCCAGAATCCCACCAAAACGGTTGTGGCTGATAGGGCAAATACACCTTGGAGATGTACGAGGTCTGCGAGTACGCCTCCAAATATGGGATAGAGCGAACCAATGCCCAGGACGGTGTTGGTGATGCCGATATAGGTTGGGCGACGCTCTGCTGGCGCAATGTCCAGAAGATAACTTTTGAATCCGATAAAGATGCCTGTTGTCGTTCCGCCTATCAAGAGAAAAATTGGCGAAAAACACGCCGCGATTATCCATTCAGACGCGTGTTGCAACAAACTCGCCTGGTTGCTCAAGATCAATGCCATACACGGAATTGAAGCCACGCCCAATACGGCGAACAAGACCACGCGGTGGTTTCCGTAATTGAGCGAGAGTCTTCCCCATATTATATTAAAAATAGCTGCGCCTATGGTTTGTATGGCCAAAAAAAAGCCGACTGTGCTTTCCGAGATGTAAAATGTCTCCTGGGCGAGTACCACGTAAAACGGGAGCGAGA from Gemmatimonadota bacterium includes these protein-coding regions:
- the dprA gene encoding DNA-processing protein DprA; the protein is MCDHAIPWLVLYAVPGLGPAAYCALLEHFETPENILLQSPRALCEIPGIGPSTAQSISTNRDWNWARDQVSRAKDLDIHICTLTDPLYPEILTQIYAPPPLLFAKGDISLCHSPTISIVGSRSFTPYGRETAHRLGSDLARAGITVVSGMAVGIDTHAHRGALEHGATAAVLGSSLDCPYPPENRTLFQQICKRGVVFSEFPLGTSPEAHNFPRRNRIISGLSLGTVVVEAGKQSGALITAQFALDQNRDVFAVPGPIYSGKSQGTNSLLSQGAILVQTAQDILSEIEHQSALPPQPTEQPSLSEREQRVWDALANLSEDAPSVHIDALARAVEFSSGETLNILLSLEIQGHVEQLPGMHFRQKK
- a CDS encoding sulfatase-like hydrolase/transferase, producing MPKQPNILFAFTDQQRWDTIHAAGNPHIRTPVMDRLCHEGVNFTKGYTPSPVCVSARASLITGQYPHKNGCFDNGFRQPTDRPSLMDLLSQGGYLCHGVGKMHFTGDRGGLRGFHARDVQEEISGTIDTNDYLKYLHAHGYDYVHDPMGARGEMYYIPQISQLPARHHPTAWVADRSIDFLKNRDTSKPFFLWSSFIHPHPPFSPPTPWNKLYRGSLMPFPKRPDDMEDLWTHFNRHQNRYKYRDAGLDNRMLQVMRGYYWACISFIDYSVGRIIDELEQQGELDNTLIAWSSDHGELLGDYNCFGKRSFLDAAARVPMLVRYPERFPRGIVEETPCGLMDLIPTFLGAAGISHHNADLDGLDMADLVGNGRERMIYGQIQRGQRGMYMAYDGNLKYIYSAGDQKEYLLDHRTDAEETRNCAYNILYASEVKTMREKLIGFFQNENYTEPLDGDQWKDFGAIADPKSVDANLLIQDAGWAVPLYNIPGYSRD